The following are from one region of the Deltaproteobacteria bacterium genome:
- a CDS encoding cobalamin B12-binding domain-containing protein, whose product MEPSHILTIQLASALAGLEENSVESVLEKCIENDIPPLTIIDGLSKGMEEVGNLYRQGEYYLSELVYSGDIFNKAMGRVKPLIPKGAAGVRSSGMVVMGTVKNDVHDLGKNIVVTMLECSGFTVHDVGVDAEPEKFVEALKRSGARLVGMSVLLTTAFGSLQSTIDAVKEAGLGERVKTVIGGAVVNEDIRKKMGADYFGADAIQAVDIARKVYSEVSEK is encoded by the coding sequence ATGGAACCGAGCCATATCCTGACCATACAGCTTGCATCCGCCCTGGCCGGTCTGGAGGAAAACAGCGTCGAGTCCGTTCTCGAAAAATGTATTGAGAATGATATCCCTCCCCTGACGATTATCGACGGCTTGTCCAAAGGTATGGAAGAGGTGGGAAACCTTTACCGGCAAGGGGAATATTACCTTTCCGAGCTGGTATATTCGGGCGACATTTTCAACAAGGCGATGGGCCGGGTAAAGCCCCTGATCCCGAAGGGTGCTGCCGGGGTAAGGAGCTCTGGCATGGTGGTGATGGGCACCGTCAAAAACGATGTCCACGACCTGGGCAAGAATATTGTTGTCACCATGTTGGAATGCTCGGGTTTTACGGTCCATGACGTGGGTGTTGACGCAGAGCCCGAAAAATTTGTGGAGGCCCTGAAACGCAGCGGAGCAAGGCTTGTGGGCATGAGTGTTTTACTCACCACCGCCTTCGGGTCGCTTCAATCAACCATTGACGCCGTAAAGGAGGCGGGCTTGGGCGAAAGGGTGAAAACCGTCATAGGCGGCGCGGTGGTAAACGAGGACATAAGGAAAAAAATGGGCGCGGACTATTTCGGGGCCGACGCCATCCAGGCGGTTGACATAGCTCGAAAAGTTTATTCGGAGGTATCGGAAAAATGA